Proteins from a genomic interval of Candidatus Nomurabacteria bacterium:
- a CDS encoding MFS transporter, with amino-acid sequence MASGYKELYRHKAIPELISSRVMENFGFALVSGVWSILFYKQGLSDGQIGILKGGAVIITLITSMMIPRILEKYDESKIFPLCIFTAGALTLLAGLPVITIITGVFLVTRVLNNLKSSAFSVMFRDSFRRVSVYTLAQGTLSGLIAFAWMIGPVMGGLIMDKFTSEAAMYTSGLILIIASVVAYIERVPHITEEVHSSLNIIQNIKYFTRIKGLKVAYIIRSGQDVWWSFIFTFLPLYMLQQNYSLFQIGTALGLTQLPLVLGEFSTLKSLRYLSFKSIFSSCFFTLLVLTIIAYFVNSPTVVIALLIFGSIPLAFLDPLGDVFFFSLTDKDEEERAYPIFITATSFGEGIFTLVLGLILTGIAFQYSFLVVAVFMLILLLTSLRITKVKPERTLE; translated from the coding sequence ATGGCATCAGGATATAAAGAGTTATATAGACATAAAGCAATTCCAGAACTTATCTCCTCTCGGGTTATGGAGAATTTTGGCTTTGCTTTAGTCTCGGGTGTTTGGTCTATTCTTTTTTACAAACAAGGGTTAAGTGATGGCCAAATCGGTATTCTAAAGGGAGGAGCAGTAATTATTACTTTAATAACTTCAATGATGATCCCCAGAATTTTAGAAAAATATGACGAGTCAAAAATATTTCCTTTATGTATCTTTACCGCAGGGGCACTAACATTATTAGCAGGACTACCAGTCATAACTATAATTACAGGAGTATTTCTAGTAACTCGTGTGCTCAACAATCTAAAATCAAGTGCTTTTTCTGTAATGTTTAGGGATAGCTTTAGAAGAGTTAGTGTATACACATTGGCTCAAGGTACTTTAAGTGGGTTAATAGCATTTGCATGGATGATCGGGCCAGTTATGGGAGGCTTAATTATGGATAAATTTACTTCAGAAGCAGCAATGTATACAAGTGGGCTGATACTAATTATTGCTTCAGTCGTCGCCTATATTGAGAGAGTCCCTCATATCACAGAAGAGGTTCATTCGAGTTTGAATATAATACAAAATATAAAATATTTTACAAGGATTAAGGGTTTAAAAGTAGCCTATATAATTAGGTCCGGTCAGGATGTATGGTGGTCATTCATTTTTACTTTTTTACCACTTTATATGCTTCAACAGAACTATTCTCTATTTCAGATTGGCACCGCATTAGGCCTAACCCAACTACCATTGGTTTTGGGAGAATTTAGCACGCTTAAAAGCTTAAGATATTTATCGTTTAAAAGTATATTTAGTAGCTGTTTCTTTACTCTTTTAGTACTAACTATTATTGCTTATTTCGTAAATTCTCCAACTGTTGTTATAGCTCTCCTAATTTTCGGTTCAATTCCGTTAGCTTTCCTGGATCCGTTAGGTGACGTATTCTTCTTCAGTTTAACTGACAAAGATGAAGAAGAGCGTGCTTATCCAATATTTATAACAGCAACTTCATTTGGAGAAGGAATATTTACATTAGTGCTCGGCTTAATATTAACTGGAATAGCTTTTCAGTATAGCTTCTTAGTCGTAGCAGTATTTATGTTAATCTTATTGCTAACATCACTTAGAATTACAAAAGTTAAACCAGAAAGAACATTAGAATAA
- a CDS encoding PAS domain S-box protein, which produces MKPVKERLWIVPTTTVLFTAALLLTVLSNKGELSFKFSYLSLIPLASAFVNSYLLFKIARRRSQVKSILWFCIFIISVIFWSIADILAFSANNPETGLFARNFVVIPAVVGAPAFYIFIKDTISDKTENLIGSRILLLANSFFYLVIALSTNYIFIRDPNSLAQRFWGYEIKLGHAGIPYIILTQIIIYMSAVAVYRYYRSQKVSEQKKQAKIFLLSIVVPTIGISATNLIPALFAWPWIPIDSLYMTVMAIFIVYGLNKYQLFTINPTRIANNILETMSESVIVTNNSFEIHYMNYSAIKLLNYNPQKESEQAYLKDFVAEDHFKKIKYFINNNKLIKSKKRFSELNVIAKHTGSITPIDLSVNSVLDDKKGSAGYVFVLSDLSELQKAYSQLAEQEQRVEKQVQERTKQLYEEHAKLEASISGLPIGFIMLDEHMKIIEQNEVARSLFRTRENNLWYIQDALEEMGVEKRLLNKLSKGNIIDIPEVVRGNRFLHIIISPIVSEGKTLGRVILIEDITDQKAAERERNEFVVTASHEIRTPLSVIQGNLSNVLDLEEKIDPVLKPLIGSAYRASNQISSLFNDILIVSDIENEGRPKPKFETKFTLKDAVKEVIEHLEPLAKEKRLNISFKSIGQKVQVIGDRDEIKECILKLVDNAIKFTKEGSVDISLRVRNNNAIVEVADSGKGISKSEEKRLFRKFIRLDNSLKREVGGAGLGLYIAKALAERNGGELVLEKSSNKGSVFSLTLGVAKK; this is translated from the coding sequence ATGAAACCAGTCAAAGAAAGATTATGGATAGTCCCTACAACAACAGTATTATTTACTGCTGCTCTTTTACTAACTGTTTTATCAAATAAAGGTGAACTTTCATTCAAGTTCTCTTACTTAAGTTTAATTCCGCTAGCTTCGGCTTTTGTTAATTCTTACTTATTATTTAAAATTGCAAGAAGGAGAAGTCAGGTCAAATCGATACTGTGGTTTTGTATATTTATTATTTCGGTAATTTTCTGGTCAATTGCTGATATTTTAGCTTTTTCTGCTAACAACCCTGAAACAGGACTATTTGCAAGAAACTTTGTAGTAATACCCGCTGTTGTAGGAGCTCCCGCCTTTTATATATTTATCAAAGACACTATATCCGATAAGACAGAGAACTTAATAGGCTCTAGGATACTTTTACTAGCAAATTCCTTTTTTTATTTAGTTATAGCATTGTCTACAAATTACATATTTATTCGTGATCCTAATTCTTTAGCGCAAAGATTCTGGGGGTACGAAATTAAACTTGGTCATGCTGGCATTCCATACATTATTCTCACACAAATAATTATTTATATGAGCGCTGTGGCGGTGTACAGATACTACAGATCGCAAAAAGTTTCTGAGCAGAAGAAACAAGCAAAAATATTCTTATTAAGTATTGTTGTGCCGACAATTGGCATATCTGCTACTAATTTAATACCTGCGCTATTTGCTTGGCCATGGATTCCAATTGATAGTTTATATATGACTGTTATGGCGATTTTTATTGTCTATGGTCTTAATAAATACCAACTCTTTACAATTAACCCTACTCGTATTGCCAATAATATCTTAGAGACAATGTCAGAATCAGTCATTGTCACCAACAACTCTTTTGAGATCCATTATATGAACTACAGTGCAATAAAACTTTTAAACTATAATCCGCAAAAAGAATCTGAGCAAGCATATTTAAAGGATTTTGTCGCTGAAGATCACTTTAAAAAGATAAAATATTTTATTAACAACAATAAGCTAATCAAGTCTAAAAAAAGATTTTCTGAATTAAATGTAATTGCAAAACATACAGGTAGTATTACGCCGATTGATTTATCGGTAAATAGTGTTTTGGACGATAAAAAAGGAAGCGCCGGTTATGTATTTGTACTGTCTGACTTATCAGAGCTACAGAAAGCATATAGTCAGCTAGCCGAGCAAGAACAAAGGGTAGAGAAACAAGTACAGGAGAGGACTAAGCAGCTATACGAAGAGCATGCCAAGCTTGAAGCATCAATCTCTGGACTCCCTATCGGATTTATTATGCTCGATGAACACATGAAGATTATTGAGCAAAACGAAGTTGCTCGTAGTTTATTTAGAACAAGAGAAAATAACTTATGGTATATACAGGACGCTTTGGAAGAAATGGGAGTAGAAAAAAGATTACTTAATAAACTATCAAAAGGCAATATAATTGATATCCCTGAGGTGGTTCGTGGTAACAGATTCTTACATATTATAATTTCTCCTATTGTTAGTGAAGGAAAAACTTTAGGTAGAGTTATTTTAATTGAAGATATCACCGATCAAAAAGCCGCAGAAAGAGAAAGAAATGAATTTGTTGTAACTGCGTCACATGAAATAAGAACTCCACTTAGTGTGATTCAGGGTAACTTGTCTAATGTTTTAGACTTAGAAGAGAAGATCGATCCAGTACTTAAGCCTTTAATCGGTAGTGCGTATAGGGCATCGAATCAGATATCTTCTTTATTCAATGATATATTGATTGTTTCGGATATAGAAAATGAGGGACGGCCTAAGCCTAAGTTTGAGACAAAATTTACACTAAAAGATGCCGTAAAAGAGGTTATCGAACATCTTGAACCACTTGCCAAAGAGAAGAGACTTAATATTAGCTTTAAAAGTATTGGGCAAAAGGTTCAAGTCATCGGTGATAGAGATGAGATTAAAGAGTGTATCCTAAAGTTAGTTGATAATGCTATTAAGTTTACAAAAGAAGGCTCAGTTGATATAAGCTTAAGAGTTAGGAATAACAATGCTATAGTTGAAGTTGCTGACTCAGGAAAAGGGATAAGTAAATCTGAAGAAAAGCGTTTATTTAGAAAGTTTATTAGACTAGATAATAGCTTAAAAAGAGAAGTTGGTGGTGCTGGACTAGGTTTATATATAGCCAAAGCTTTAGCCGAGAGAAATGGCGGAGAGCTTGTACTAGAGAAATCCAGTAATAAGGGGAGTGTTTTTTCTTTAACACTGGGAGTTGCAAAAAAATAG
- a CDS encoding Crp/Fnr family transcriptional regulator — MNIYENTQHIDEWHDFLKKCSAHKYKKGEIIFLKNENTKKICIIKSGIVKVYDIDNEGEEQQVALDTITEVFPIGVGLGIHKNTLYFYEAFTDVEVYILERKDFLEYIADNPRIGYEMYEGLAKRFVSMQTRVYALEQKKALDKIVLTLLYLCERFGTQLNSKSVKIELPLSHKELSNFIGLTRETISLTLKKLSDQSAISYKGKYYTIDTKKLKDIIDP, encoded by the coding sequence ATGAACATATACGAAAACACACAGCATATTGATGAGTGGCATGATTTTTTAAAAAAATGTAGTGCACATAAATATAAAAAAGGTGAGATTATTTTTTTAAAAAACGAAAATACAAAAAAAATTTGTATTATTAAATCTGGGATCGTAAAAGTTTACGACATAGATAATGAGGGTGAAGAGCAACAGGTAGCCTTAGACACTATAACGGAAGTATTTCCAATAGGTGTTGGGCTAGGCATTCACAAAAATACTCTTTATTTCTATGAAGCATTTACAGATGTGGAGGTATACATTCTTGAAAGGAAAGATTTTTTAGAATATATTGCTGATAATCCAAGAATTGGTTATGAGATGTACGAGGGGCTTGCTAAAAGGTTTGTGTCAATGCAAACTCGTGTGTATGCTTTAGAGCAGAAAAAAGCGCTTGATAAAATAGTTTTAACACTTTTATATTTATGCGAAAGATTTGGCACTCAATTAAATAGTAAGTCTGTTAAGATTGAGTTGCCTCTTTCTCATAAAGAACTATCAAATTTTATTGGTTTAACTAGAGAAACTATTAGTCTTACATTAAAAAAGCTATCAGACCAAAGTGCAATCTCTTATAAAGGAAAGTACTACACTATTGATACAAAAAAGCTAAAAGATATAATTGACCCTTAA
- a CDS encoding fibronectin type III domain-containing protein → MVGPSTLTDSYFQGTVEGDSKVGGIVGEIGSGPTDLANTYSEAIITANSLSGGISGSGSQYYGTDNFASSSLTVGQEVEPWDFDEIWYIRPGNFPGLRPVELPTLICEAPNSTDNSISGSCTSTRTLEGGTVWELQYKAVQSDQWLNLSSQNGTEFDVTINGLLEGTDYQIRFRYVDNIGTSPWGVVEATTTGDSDLDGDGTANITEALSPNDGDANDDGTPDYQQSNVITYINPLTNDYAVFEAANCTSIAGFQVGSESSEKADSQYTYPMGLASFHITCDEPGTTATIRHYFYGVEGSETYTLRKWMPDGSYKAFLDYNLLGLPLEEQTVFFVQYQITDGGEFDDDGTADGVVRDPSGLAQLDNIQTLESNELASTGSSSLIYLFFSLALIIYGVKLGRKTLNFV, encoded by the coding sequence ATGGTCGGACCGTCCACTCTCACAGATTCATACTTTCAAGGAACGGTTGAAGGAGACTCAAAAGTTGGAGGAATCGTAGGAGAAATAGGCTCAGGTCCAACAGACCTCGCAAATACTTACTCCGAAGCCATAATAACAGCTAATTCATTATCCGGTGGCATTTCTGGTTCTGGCTCGCAGTATTACGGGACTGATAATTTTGCATCCTCATCTCTAACGGTAGGTCAAGAGGTCGAACCTTGGGACTTCGATGAAATTTGGTATATAAGACCCGGCAACTTTCCAGGCTTAAGACCAGTTGAACTCCCAACATTAATATGCGAGGCTCCAAACTCAACTGATAACTCAATTTCCGGATCCTGTACCTCAACTAGAACGCTGGAAGGTGGCACTGTCTGGGAACTTCAATATAAAGCTGTTCAATCAGACCAATGGCTAAACTTAAGTTCGCAGAATGGAACAGAATTTGACGTAACCATCAATGGCTTATTAGAGGGTACCGATTACCAAATTAGGTTCAGATATGTTGATAATATTGGAACGAGCCCATGGGGAGTAGTAGAGGCAACTACTACTGGTGATTCTGACCTCGATGGTGACGGAACGGCAAATATTACAGAAGCCCTTTCTCCTAATGATGGTGATGCAAACGATGATGGAACTCCAGATTACCAACAATCAAACGTTATAACCTATATTAATCCTCTGACAAATGATTACGCAGTCTTCGAGGCTGCAAACTGCACAAGCATCGCTGGGTTCCAAGTTGGCTCAGAGTCTTCAGAAAAAGCAGATTCTCAATATACTTATCCAATGGGCTTAGCTTCATTCCATATAACTTGTGACGAGCCAGGTACGACAGCTACAATCAGACATTATTTTTATGGCGTTGAAGGCTCCGAAACTTACACTTTAAGAAAATGGATGCCAGACGGTTCTTATAAAGCCTTTTTAGATTACAATCTCTTAGGTCTACCTCTTGAGGAGCAAACCGTCTTCTTCGTTCAGTATCAAATCACAGATGGTGGTGAGTTCGATGACGACGGAACAGCAGATGGTGTTGTTCGTGACCCTTCTGGTCTAGCCCAACTAGACAACATTCAAACTCTTGAGTCTAATGAACTGGCAAGTACAGGATCCAGTAGCTTGATATATTTATTCTTCAGCCTAGCTTTAATTATCTACGGAGTTAAGTTGGGTAGAAAAACTTTAAACTTTGTTTAA
- a CDS encoding alpha/beta hydrolase has protein sequence MKNAILVPGRPDKDEHYDPKRPSNSEDHWFSWLKRQLILKDIHAVSIEPPFPFRPRYNEWKKEFERFDITNDTILVGHSCGGGFLVRYLSEHKDIKVGKVVLVAPWVNPLEYEVSDTANFFDFDIDPEFPSRTQSTTVFISSDDEPSVVKSVEILKEKVHGISYREYTDKGHFVTSTLGGEVFPELLSEVLS, from the coding sequence ATGAAGAACGCGATACTTGTCCCCGGAAGACCCGACAAAGATGAACATTATGATCCCAAGCGCCCTAGTAATAGTGAGGATCACTGGTTTAGCTGGCTAAAGCGCCAATTAATACTTAAAGATATCCATGCGGTGTCCATCGAGCCACCATTCCCATTTAGGCCTCGTTACAACGAATGGAAAAAAGAGTTTGAACGATTTGATATAACAAACGATACCATTCTGGTTGGGCATAGTTGTGGTGGTGGATTTTTAGTACGTTATTTAAGCGAGCATAAAGATATAAAGGTAGGTAAAGTTGTTCTTGTGGCACCGTGGGTTAATCCGCTTGAGTATGAAGTCTCCGACACAGCCAACTTCTTTGATTTTGATATAGACCCGGAATTCCCCTCTCGAACTCAAAGCACCACAGTATTTATATCAAGTGATGACGAGCCAAGCGTGGTAAAGTCAGTAGAAATACTCAAAGAAAAGGTGCATGGAATTAGTTATCGTGAATATACCGATAAGGGGCATTTTGTAACGAGCACTCTTGGTGGTGAAGTATTCCCAGAACTCTTAAGCGAAGTGCTTTCATGA
- a CDS encoding DNA modification methylase, translating to MDEQIRIQHVAIDVLKAAEYNPRKWSEEKIQQLSESIRSFGLVDPILVNGAEKRKNIVIGGHFRLKVAKDLGYDKVPVVYINIEDEAKEKELNLRLNKNLGDWDLELLKDFDQNLLVDVGFDSVELDEIYTEDLLKEDTFDLTKELEKLDIKKITVQKGDVYALGDSRLMCGDSTVEQDFSTLMGEDKADMCMTDPPYILDYLNAKHHGKPTEGFGNKRNRKYLETDEIPEDFTELWMANIAKAAKPDFSIICYENWKNVRTIWNEMEKHWKIKNMIVWHLANRHQNFAAKYKFFSKHDIAMVGGSGEVQYNHEEEPDGLQEEFETALYAISGRPQWEGYAKGKDKMFQPTDFIEFNSDDEKNSGQGIIFGTKPLQILIPYIKVLTKIGDLVVEPFCGSGSTLIASTRLKRRCFIMEKSPVYAEVALRRWEKETGLKRELISRLSENEEN from the coding sequence ATGGACGAACAAATTAGAATACAGCACGTCGCTATAGACGTGCTTAAGGCCGCGGAATATAACCCGCGTAAGTGGAGTGAGGAAAAGATTCAGCAACTAAGCGAAAGCATTAGGAGTTTTGGGTTAGTAGATCCGATTCTAGTGAATGGAGCCGAGAAACGAAAGAACATTGTTATTGGAGGTCATTTTAGACTTAAGGTAGCTAAAGACTTGGGGTACGATAAAGTTCCGGTTGTATACATCAATATAGAGGATGAAGCTAAAGAAAAAGAGCTTAATTTAAGGCTTAATAAGAACTTGGGGGATTGGGACTTGGAACTTCTTAAAGACTTCGACCAGAATCTACTCGTTGATGTTGGTTTTGATAGCGTTGAGCTTGATGAAATCTATACAGAAGATTTATTAAAAGAAGATACATTTGATCTAACTAAAGAACTTGAGAAGCTAGATATTAAGAAGATTACAGTTCAAAAAGGAGATGTCTATGCACTCGGTGATTCAAGGCTGATGTGCGGAGACTCAACTGTTGAGCAAGACTTCTCTACTCTAATGGGAGAGGATAAGGCGGATATGTGCATGACAGATCCGCCGTACATCCTAGACTATCTAAACGCTAAACATCATGGAAAACCAACGGAAGGTTTTGGCAATAAGCGAAATAGAAAATACTTAGAAACGGATGAAATTCCAGAAGACTTTACTGAACTTTGGATGGCTAATATTGCCAAGGCTGCAAAGCCGGACTTTTCTATCATATGTTATGAGAACTGGAAGAATGTTCGAACCATTTGGAATGAAATGGAGAAACATTGGAAAATTAAGAATATGATCGTTTGGCACCTTGCCAATAGGCACCAAAACTTTGCTGCGAAGTATAAGTTCTTTTCGAAACATGATATTGCCATGGTGGGAGGATCTGGAGAGGTTCAATATAACCACGAAGAAGAACCAGATGGTCTTCAAGAAGAATTTGAGACAGCACTTTATGCAATCTCAGGAAGGCCTCAGTGGGAAGGATATGCAAAAGGCAAAGATAAGATGTTCCAGCCTACGGACTTTATTGAGTTTAATTCAGATGATGAGAAGAACTCAGGCCAAGGAATTATCTTTGGCACTAAACCTTTGCAGATATTGATACCGTACATAAAGGTATTAACTAAGATAGGAGATCTAGTGGTAGAGCCATTCTGTGGGTCTGGTTCTACTTTGATTGCCTCAACTAGATTGAAGCGGAGATGCTTCATTATGGAAAAGTCACCTGTTTATGCAGAAGTAGCACTTAGACGCTGGGAAAAGGAAACTGGACTGAAGCGTGAATTAATATCAAGGTTAAGTGAAAATGAGGAGAACTAA